From the Astatotilapia calliptera chromosome 6, fAstCal1.2, whole genome shotgun sequence genome, one window contains:
- the LOC113023597 gene encoding cyclin-dependent kinase 12-like isoform X1 — translation MKVESSSGNGLRMYSNRSEHSSRRQYSERSSRQRDEYDNRWEKRRDPPRDMPRESYHKYGGDGRSSTERKRSREYSESPKRLYSKDTLNRDRSRKSPARRRMSSPVRDPSDNKKQRFADDDERDYRYRREAQEKTYRPSPDSFSRSHLTRNVEDASPQNEDFKYRKTPQDSRHRPLHEEFPYRQLNELTYRRLSGSYKDGDEYERGRDPSQERARSQERSYVNPRERTDSPLTSVYDEDYRQAGTRYPLNGSNRQSFESDAPSRSAAVSEQKSTKGFQRFLDVLNKGVNVDVLTKIVTQTSDDDDQPVSQTLLPSPADHLWSPTHNAGRNQGSHQDNSYWSESERSRRPVSPQTHRRSISPKRCPLSDEKPLQGNDGREAYFRSRSRSPLVVERVPLPPEDEHKRRQMQDVLQAIGMDLGFEELGQMSHRIQERLYGKKDGDLARKVVREKGTGRPISPRRQSRASSSSSRSSFSPLNQNYYSKKDSYSAERDVTDVHQVYKSAEYDQKTSSSTVQDSKNCEGKSQESAAALQPFSPNSSYPSSKPPSAPVVPTYPPVNCSPMPYPPPVPPPMPHVGPGVIMPPFVPYPGIPPMNMYPTMLPQASHMFPHHVNHPQPPYFSQSNVSAVQPVNTTQKSKPLTRPRCLQVIQTKKKPR, via the exons ATGAAAGTGGAGTCATCCAGCGGAAATG GTCTGAGGATGTACTCAAACAGATCTGAACACAGTTCCAGGCGGCAGTACAGCGAGAGAAGTTCACGGCAACGGGATGAATATGACAACAGATGGGAGAAAAGGCGTGACCCTCCCAGAGACATGCCACGGGAGTCGTATCATAAATATGGTGGGGATGgacgcagcagcacagagaggaaaagaagTAGGGAGTACAGTGAGTCTCCGAAGAGGCTGTACAGCAAAGATACACTGAACAGGGACCGGAGCAGGAAGAGCCCGGCGAGGAGACGCATGTCTTCACCAGTGCGGGACCCCTCTGACAACAAAAAGCAGAGGTTTGCAGATGACGACGAGCGGGATTACAGGTACAGGCGTGAGGCTCAGGAGAAAACGTACAGGCCTTCACCGGACAGTTTTTCACGGTCGCATCTAACCAGGAATGTTGAAGATGCGTCACCACAAAATGAGGATTTCAAGTACAGGAAAACACCTCAGGACTCCAGGCACAGGCCTCTGCATGAGGAGTTCCCATACAGGCAGCTAAATGAGTTAACATACAGACGACTGTCAGGGTCTTACAAAGATGGAGATGAATATGAGAGGGGCCGGGATCCATCACAAGAGAGGGCACGATCACAGGAGAGG AGTTATGTCAATCCCAGAGAGAGGACGGACAGTCCTCTCACTTCTGTATATGATGAGGATTATCGCCAAGCTGGAACAAGATATCCATTGAATGGTTCGAACCGACAG TCTTTTGAGAGTGATGCACCCAGTCGAAGTGCAGCTGTTTCTGAGCAGAAGTCAACCAAAGGCTTCCAGCGTTTCCTCGACGTGCTAAACAAGGGCGTGAATGTCGACGTTCTCACTAAGATTGTGACTCAGACCTCGGATGACGACGATCAACCCGTTTCTCAAACCTTATTACCGAGCCCTGCTGATCATCTGTGGTCTCCAACTCACAATGCTGGGAGGAATCAAGGAAGCCACCAGGATAACAGCTACTGGAGTGAAAGCGAAAGGTCCCGCAGACCAGTTTCCCCGCAGACTCATCGAAGGTCCATCAGCCCAAAACGGTGCCCACTCTCTGATGAAAAGCCCCTTCAGGGGAATGATGGCAGGGAAGCCTACTTCCGCAGCAGATCCAGGTCCCCCTTGGTGGTGGAAAGGGTGCCGCTGCCACCTGAGGATGAACACAAGCGTAGGCAAATGCAGGATGTGCTGCAGGCCATTGGCATGGATTTGGGATTTGAAGAGCTTGGCCAAATGTCTCATAGAATCCAGGAGCGGCTGTATGGGAAGAAGGATGGTGATTTGGCTCGTAAAGTTGTGAGGGAGAAGGGCACGGGGCGACCGATTTCCCCGAGACGTCAAAGtagagcatcatcatcatcaagcaGATCTAGTTTTAGCCCCTTAAATCAGAATTATTACAGTAAAAAAGACTCGTACAGTGCAGAGAGGGATGTAACAGATGTGCATCAAGTATACAAATCTGCTGAGTATGACCAGAAGACGAGCAGCAGCACAGTACAGGACAGTAAGAACTGCGAAGGGAAATCTCAGGAGAGCGCTGCTGCATTACAACCATTTTCTCCTAATTCCTCATACCCTTCATCCAAACCTCCATCTGCTCCGGTGGTGCCGACGTACCCTCCGGTCAACTGCTCACCGATGCCATACCCACCTCCTGTGCCTCCACCAATGCCCCATGTTGGGCCGGGGGTTATTATGCCACCCTTCGTCCCGTACCCCGGCATCCCGCCTATGAACATGTATCCAACCATGCTCCCGCAAGCGAGCCACATGTTCCCGCATCACGTTAATCATCCACAGCCGCCGTATTTCAGCCAATCAAATGTAAGTGCAGTTCAGCCAGTGAACACAACGCAAAAGTCCAAACCACTGACAAGGCCCCGCTGTTTGCAGGTTattcaaaccaaaaaaaagcctAGATAA
- the LOC113023597 gene encoding cyclin-dependent kinase 12-like isoform X2, giving the protein MYSNRSEHSSRRQYSERSSRQRDEYDNRWEKRRDPPRDMPRESYHKYGGDGRSSTERKRSREYSESPKRLYSKDTLNRDRSRKSPARRRMSSPVRDPSDNKKQRFADDDERDYRYRREAQEKTYRPSPDSFSRSHLTRNVEDASPQNEDFKYRKTPQDSRHRPLHEEFPYRQLNELTYRRLSGSYKDGDEYERGRDPSQERARSQERSYVNPRERTDSPLTSVYDEDYRQAGTRYPLNGSNRQSFESDAPSRSAAVSEQKSTKGFQRFLDVLNKGVNVDVLTKIVTQTSDDDDQPVSQTLLPSPADHLWSPTHNAGRNQGSHQDNSYWSESERSRRPVSPQTHRRSISPKRCPLSDEKPLQGNDGREAYFRSRSRSPLVVERVPLPPEDEHKRRQMQDVLQAIGMDLGFEELGQMSHRIQERLYGKKDGDLARKVVREKGTGRPISPRRQSRASSSSSRSSFSPLNQNYYSKKDSYSAERDVTDVHQVYKSAEYDQKTSSSTVQDSKNCEGKSQESAAALQPFSPNSSYPSSKPPSAPVVPTYPPVNCSPMPYPPPVPPPMPHVGPGVIMPPFVPYPGIPPMNMYPTMLPQASHMFPHHVNHPQPPYFSQSNVSAVQPVNTTQKSKPLTRPRCLQVIQTKKKPR; this is encoded by the exons ATGTACTCAAACAGATCTGAACACAGTTCCAGGCGGCAGTACAGCGAGAGAAGTTCACGGCAACGGGATGAATATGACAACAGATGGGAGAAAAGGCGTGACCCTCCCAGAGACATGCCACGGGAGTCGTATCATAAATATGGTGGGGATGgacgcagcagcacagagaggaaaagaagTAGGGAGTACAGTGAGTCTCCGAAGAGGCTGTACAGCAAAGATACACTGAACAGGGACCGGAGCAGGAAGAGCCCGGCGAGGAGACGCATGTCTTCACCAGTGCGGGACCCCTCTGACAACAAAAAGCAGAGGTTTGCAGATGACGACGAGCGGGATTACAGGTACAGGCGTGAGGCTCAGGAGAAAACGTACAGGCCTTCACCGGACAGTTTTTCACGGTCGCATCTAACCAGGAATGTTGAAGATGCGTCACCACAAAATGAGGATTTCAAGTACAGGAAAACACCTCAGGACTCCAGGCACAGGCCTCTGCATGAGGAGTTCCCATACAGGCAGCTAAATGAGTTAACATACAGACGACTGTCAGGGTCTTACAAAGATGGAGATGAATATGAGAGGGGCCGGGATCCATCACAAGAGAGGGCACGATCACAGGAGAGG AGTTATGTCAATCCCAGAGAGAGGACGGACAGTCCTCTCACTTCTGTATATGATGAGGATTATCGCCAAGCTGGAACAAGATATCCATTGAATGGTTCGAACCGACAG TCTTTTGAGAGTGATGCACCCAGTCGAAGTGCAGCTGTTTCTGAGCAGAAGTCAACCAAAGGCTTCCAGCGTTTCCTCGACGTGCTAAACAAGGGCGTGAATGTCGACGTTCTCACTAAGATTGTGACTCAGACCTCGGATGACGACGATCAACCCGTTTCTCAAACCTTATTACCGAGCCCTGCTGATCATCTGTGGTCTCCAACTCACAATGCTGGGAGGAATCAAGGAAGCCACCAGGATAACAGCTACTGGAGTGAAAGCGAAAGGTCCCGCAGACCAGTTTCCCCGCAGACTCATCGAAGGTCCATCAGCCCAAAACGGTGCCCACTCTCTGATGAAAAGCCCCTTCAGGGGAATGATGGCAGGGAAGCCTACTTCCGCAGCAGATCCAGGTCCCCCTTGGTGGTGGAAAGGGTGCCGCTGCCACCTGAGGATGAACACAAGCGTAGGCAAATGCAGGATGTGCTGCAGGCCATTGGCATGGATTTGGGATTTGAAGAGCTTGGCCAAATGTCTCATAGAATCCAGGAGCGGCTGTATGGGAAGAAGGATGGTGATTTGGCTCGTAAAGTTGTGAGGGAGAAGGGCACGGGGCGACCGATTTCCCCGAGACGTCAAAGtagagcatcatcatcatcaagcaGATCTAGTTTTAGCCCCTTAAATCAGAATTATTACAGTAAAAAAGACTCGTACAGTGCAGAGAGGGATGTAACAGATGTGCATCAAGTATACAAATCTGCTGAGTATGACCAGAAGACGAGCAGCAGCACAGTACAGGACAGTAAGAACTGCGAAGGGAAATCTCAGGAGAGCGCTGCTGCATTACAACCATTTTCTCCTAATTCCTCATACCCTTCATCCAAACCTCCATCTGCTCCGGTGGTGCCGACGTACCCTCCGGTCAACTGCTCACCGATGCCATACCCACCTCCTGTGCCTCCACCAATGCCCCATGTTGGGCCGGGGGTTATTATGCCACCCTTCGTCCCGTACCCCGGCATCCCGCCTATGAACATGTATCCAACCATGCTCCCGCAAGCGAGCCACATGTTCCCGCATCACGTTAATCATCCACAGCCGCCGTATTTCAGCCAATCAAATGTAAGTGCAGTTCAGCCAGTGAACACAACGCAAAAGTCCAAACCACTGACAAGGCCCCGCTGTTTGCAGGTTattcaaaccaaaaaaaagcctAGATAA
- the LOC113023598 gene encoding histone-lysine N-methyltransferase, H3 lysine-79 specific-like — translation MNQREWKDAVHRLQRLLEPSRHSMGNASRGYREWDTYHEHSRYTVPEPHRSDVRWKELSSSSHHVHSKVPEVEDPDGEPLPYSEEDVELARNKQLLREMEERIMHKKATLATKTRFVETPPGVSGDEPPAMCVGQTLRDRVKEILMQRQYLSYFSKVQSARERRSSSCPSKGGVLQEQHPLKLRVKVLMKKRHTVVPPYSEQGPDVAWPLSSPSVTSPAKREDVINKGFECFLSVLNKGVDINLLKPEDDCGEVPGVSLPPLGRSISSPAKDENNVNKGFERFLSILNKGVDIEKFNKIMSNDREDLPLGEEPLNIQIPDMESKSDPPFRTEKQQLNSGASLLGLRQPSESILSMDNDIEPSPTQRKESQRLFSGASLQGLSPPSENQCSNSRAILLLSQASESQWSKTEASLKGFSHPSKSIGSGASQPVLSKASDSERAGSGALLTDFNHASESQQLNTGASLSGFSLPSENQHSKTRPILLSHGWESESHRSKSGSSLKDLSQKNESLLSTANEGEPGLNQSKESQRLNTGASLRGLSQSSEGTGSGAPQPGLNKAKDSVRSDSGVRLTGLSQANESQQLNTGATSPSENQLSNTKPIRLNLNWASKSQSLKSGPLLKGLNQDSKSQHLKSGALIPGLGDDSDSESNGRNLLAGLNKTNSREKKTDSSTRERLFLPGEEEEKKKKSKRDHSLGSSNRLKSPVALKKKEEEETSSVSEQHEQLQSILKTLGWNLDVDELSKLANRTQERLCGRKNERVNSKEEHESRQKHSRDRDRRKSSSGSPLRSSKTDQSQERMHGSKSEGRVRKSEGRRRTESRGEDETQQRRSLRDHRNSSSSSSSRSTSRSSSPSPSCRRRSRSRDLKRRRKAERSRSRERSRERLKHRDRWNSRETLRDRERKDSKHFSAYPYSQNPVFPHPAASPYPDYILSQYSHFALSQSGHYSGATNPYWSYNQYNTPPSLSASSQPYPHFPGSVVAPNMAFPDPSLLTNSASFPNPDLSVSEGQDGSASVSRCLRVINTEQASSQSLTGGHNWRRGRKKLMGDFRNPKSILEKHNNALKTPLAPQDSKVCTKTVGNDPCTEELKEEKPQLTEEEIKANLRKKLEAFNQKVKNTSQMPQSKVMQPANSLISEID, via the exons ATGAATCAACGTGAGTGGAAAGATGCTGTCCACAGACTCCAGAGACTTCTGGAGCCAAGCCGCCACAGCATGGGGAATGCCTCCAGAGGTTACAGAGAGTGGGACACTTACCACGAACACTCGAGATATACTGTTCCTGAACCACATAGGAGTGATGTGAGGTGGAAAGAGCTCAGTTCTTCATCTCATCATGTTCATAGTAAAGTCCCAGAGGTGGAGGACCCGGACGGAGAGCCGCTGCCATACAGTGAAGAGGATGTAGAGCTAGCAAGAAACAAGCAGCTCCTcagagagatggaggagagAATTATGCACAAGAAAGCTACACTCGCCACGAAAACGCGGTTTGTGGAGACACCACCAGGTGTTTCCGGTGACGAGCCTCCGGCTATGTGTGTAGGTCAAACTCTAAGAGACAGAGTGAAGGAGATTCTGATGCAGCGACAATACCTCAGCTATTTCTCAAAG GTGCAGTCGGCCAGAGAGAGAAGGAGCTCCTCCTGCCCGAGCAAAGGCGGTGTGCTGCAGGAACAGCATCCTCTGAAGCTCAGAGTGAAGGTTCTAATGAAGAAGAGACACACTGTTGTACCACCTTACAGTGAACAG GGCCCTGACGTTGCGTGGCCTCTTTCCAGCCCAAGCGTTACATCACCGGCTAAGAGAGAGGACGTCATCAACAAGGGTTTCGAGTGCTTCCTCAGCGTGCTCAACAAAGGAGTCGACATCAACTTGCTCAAACCTGAGGATGACTGTGGCGAG gTCCCTGGTGTGTCACTGCCACCTCTCGGCCGAAGCATTTCTTCACCAGCAAAGGATGAAAATAATGTCAACAAGGGTTTTGAGCGCTTCCTCAGCATCCTCAACAAAGGCGTGGACATCGAAAAGTTTAACAAGATTATGAGCAATGATAGAGAGGATCTTCCTTTAGGTGAGGAGCCCCTGAACATTCAGATCCCTGACATGGAGAGCAAATCAGATCCACCCTTTAGGACTGAGAAGCAACAGCTGAATAGTGGAGCTTCGCTGCTGGGCCTCAGACAGCCCAGTGAAAGTATACTCAGCATGGACAATGACATTGAGCCGAGCCCCACCCAGAGAAAGGAAAGCCAACGGTTGTTTAGTGGTGCCTCACTGCAAGGTCTCAGCCCACCCAGTGAAAACCAGTGCTCAAACAGTAGAGCCATTCTGTTACTCAGCCAGGCCAGTGAGAGCCAGTGGTCGAAGACTGAAGCCTCGTTGAAAGGCTTCAGCCATCCCAGCAAGAGTATTGGCAGCGGTGCCTCACAGCCAGTACTCAGCAAAGCCAGTGACAGTGAGCGGGCAGGCAGTGGAGCCCTGCTGACAGACTTCAACCACGCCAGTGAAAGCCAACAGTTAAATACCGGAGCCTCACTGTCAGGCTTCAGCCTACCTAGCGAGAACCAGCACTCAAAAACTAGACCCATTCTTCTAAGCCACGGATGGGAAAGTGAGAGCCATCGATCGAAGAGTGGATCCTCACTGAAGGATCTCAGTCAGAAAAATGAGAGTCTACTCAGTACAGCCAATGAAGGTGAACCGGGCCTCAACCAGTCAAAGGAAAGCCAACGATTAAATACTGGAGCCTCGCTGAGGGGCCTCAGCCAGTCCAGTGAAGGTACTGGCAGTGGTGCTCCACAGCCTGGACTCAACAAAGCCAAAGACAGTGTGCGGTCAGACAGTGGAGTCCGGCTGACGGGCCTCAGCCAAGCCAATGAAAGCCAACAGTTAAATACTGGAGCCACATCACCCAGTGAGAACCAACTCTCAAACACTAAGCCCATTAGGCTGAACCTCAACTGGGCAAGCAAGAGCCAGTCGTTGAAAAGTGGACCCTTGCTGAAGGGTCTCAACCAGGACAGTAAGAGCCAGCATTTAAAGAGTGGTGCCCTAATTCCCGGGCTCGGTGATGACAGTGACAGCGAGTCAAATGGTAGAAACCTGCTGGCAGGCCTCAACAAGACCAACAGTAGAGAGAAAAAGACTGACTCATCTACTCGAGAGAGGCTCTTCTTAcctggtgaggaggaggagaagaagaagaagagcaaaaGAGACCACAGTTTGGGCTCTAGTAATCGATTAAAGTCTCCGGTGGCactgaagaagaaggaggaggaagaaacctCATCGGTGAGTGAGCAGCATGAACAGCTGCAGAGCATTCTTAAAACTCTGGGATGGAACCTGGACGTGGACGAGCTGAGCAAACTGGCAAACCGCACTCAGGAGAGGCTGTGCGGGAGAAAAAACGAACGTGTGAACAGCAAAGAGGAGCACGAGAGCCGCCAGAAGCACTCTCGTGACCGAGATCGCAGGAAGTCCTCATCAGGCTCTCCTCTGCGGAGCAGCAAAACAGACCAGAGTCAGGAGAGAATGCATGGGAGCAAGAGCGAAGGGAGGGTGAGGAAGAgtgaagggaggaggaggactgAGAGCAGAGGGGAGGACGAGACACAGCAGAGGCGCTCTCTTAGAGATCACAGAAATTCCTCGTCCTCATCTTCCTCCAGGTCAACCTCTAGAAGCTCTAGCCCGAGCCCCTCATGCCGTCGACGCTCTCGCAGCAGAGATTTGAAACGGAGGCGGAAGGCCGAACGAAGCCGCTCGCGAgaaagaagcagagagagacTGAAACACAGAGATCGATGGAACAGCAGAGAAACACTGAGGGACAGAGAGCGAAAAGactcaaaacatttttctgcttATCCATATTCACAAAATCCCGTGTTTcctcatcctgctgcttctccaTATCCAGACTACATTTTGTCTCAGTACTCGCATTTTGCTCTTAGCCAGAGTGGCCACTACAGCGGTGCTACAAATCCTTACTGGTCATACAATCAGTACAAcactcctccctctctttctgccAGCAGCCAACCTTACCCGCACTTTCCTGGCTCTGTAGTGGCACCTAACATGGCTTTCCCTGATCCCAGCCTTCTTACAAACAGTGCCTCGTTTCCAAACCCGGACCTGTCTGTGAGCGAAGGCCAAGATGGGTCAGCCTCTGTTTCTCGCTGCCTGAGAGTCATCAATACCGAGCAGGCATCCTCTCAGAGCCTCACAGGTGGACACAACTGGAGACGGGGTCGCAAAAAACTTATGGGAGATTTCAGGAATCCCAAAAGTATTTTAGAGAAACACAATAATGCATTGAAGACACCACTGGCACCACAGGACTCAAAGGTATGCACCAAGACTGTGGGTAATGACCCCTGCACTGAGGAGTTAAAAGAGGAGAAGCCACAGCTAACAGAGGAGGAAATAAAGGCGAACCTGAGGAAAAAG CTTGAAGCTTTTAACCAGAAGGTAAAGAACACGAGCCAGATGCCTCAGTCCAAAGTCATGCAGCCGGCAAACTCCCTGATCTCTGAGATAGACTGA
- the LOC113023601 gene encoding group XIIB secretory phospholipase A2-like protein, whose amino-acid sequence MTRWALLAPVLLLLLGLFIHSALSQEAGDPANAPPAQGQAADSTQGEDEDGDWGLGTLRDSFEAVGGYFDSMLEFMGGRDGVCQYRCRYGKAPVPRSGYQMPEPNGCSSYFFGLPIPEGMDMGIPAMTKCCNQLDMCYDTCGSNKYRCDSKFRWCLHSICSDLKKSLGFVSKVETCETVADTFFNTVWTLGCRPYMNSQRAACYCPGEEKDEL is encoded by the exons ATGACCCGCTGGGCTCTTCTCGCTCCCgtcctgctgctcctgctgggCCTGTTCATCCACAGCGCTCTCAGTCAGGAGGCCGGAGACCCAGCAAATGCACCACCTGCACAGGGCCaagcagctgacagcacacAGGGAGAGGATGAAGATGGGGACTGGGGACTAGGGACCCTCCGCGACAGCTTTGAGGCCGTCGGCGGATACTTTGACTCCATGCTGGAGTTCATGGGCGGACGTGACGGAGTGTGCCAATACCGCTGCAGATATG GTAAAGCTCCTGTTCCTCGTTCGGGCTACCAGATGCCAGAACCAAATGGATGTAGCTCCTACTTCTTCGGTCTTCCTATTCCAGAAGGG ATGGACATGGGCATCCCTGCCATGACTAAGTGCTGCAATCAGCTGGATATGTGTTACGACACCTGCGGCTCCAACAAGTATCGCTGCGACTCCAAGTTCCGCTGGTGCCTCCACAGCATCTGCTCGGACCTCAAGAAGAGCCTCGGCTTCGTGTCCAAAGTGGAAA CATGTGAGACTGTAGCAGACACCTTCTTCAACACAGTGTGGACTTTAGGCTGCAGACCGTACATGAACAGCCAGAGGGCAGCATGCTACTGCCCGGGAGAGGAGAAGGACGAACTTTAG